A region of uncultured Anaeromusa sp. DNA encodes the following proteins:
- the argB gene encoding acetylglutamate kinase, translating to MMEAAEKAGVLIEALPYIQRFVGKTIVVKYGGNAMVNEELKHSVIQDIVLMKCLGMKPVVVHGGGPEITAMLKKVGKQSEFISGLRVTDEETVEVAEMVLVGKLNSQIVSLFNQHGAKAVGLTGKDADLIVAEKHLAKVHENGVIKEVDIGFVGDVASVNTQLIHDLLDKGYIPVIAPIGVGRNYESYNINADSVAGEVAGALAAEKLLLLTDVEGIYRDFNDKSSFISTLTFEEAQSLIVNRVIDGGMIPKVEACVRALKGGAKKAHIIDGRQPHSLLLEVFTSGGIGSEVVR from the coding sequence ATGATGGAAGCAGCAGAAAAAGCTGGGGTACTGATTGAGGCGCTGCCTTATATTCAGCGTTTTGTGGGCAAAACCATTGTCGTTAAATATGGCGGCAACGCTATGGTGAACGAAGAGCTTAAGCACAGCGTAATACAAGACATTGTGCTGATGAAGTGCTTGGGCATGAAGCCGGTGGTGGTACACGGCGGCGGTCCTGAGATTACGGCGATGCTGAAAAAAGTAGGCAAGCAGTCGGAATTTATCAGCGGCCTGCGTGTTACGGATGAAGAAACTGTAGAAGTGGCGGAGATGGTGCTGGTAGGCAAGCTCAATTCCCAGATCGTGAGCCTTTTCAATCAGCACGGCGCTAAAGCGGTCGGCTTGACAGGCAAAGACGCCGATTTGATTGTGGCGGAAAAACACTTGGCCAAAGTGCATGAAAACGGCGTGATCAAGGAAGTGGACATCGGTTTTGTGGGCGACGTGGCGAGCGTCAACACGCAGCTGATTCACGATCTGCTTGATAAAGGCTATATTCCCGTTATTGCGCCGATCGGCGTCGGCCGGAACTATGAAAGCTATAACATCAACGCCGACTCGGTGGCTGGCGAAGTAGCCGGTGCGCTGGCGGCGGAAAAACTGCTGCTGCTGACGGATGTAGAAGGCATTTACCGTGATTTCAACGACAAGAGCAGCTTTATTTCTACGCTGACCTTTGAAGAGGCGCAGTCGCTGATTGTGAACAGAGTCATCGACGGCGGCATGATTCCCAAGGTGGAAGCTTGTGTGCGCGCTTTGAAAGGCGGCGCTAAAAAAGCGCATATCATTGATGGACGGCAACCGCATTCCCTGCTCCTGGAGGTCTTTACCTCCGGCGGTATTGGCAGTGAAGTGGTACGCTAA
- the amrS gene encoding AmmeMemoRadiSam system radical SAM enzyme codes for MSAAVQKEALWQETAADGRIRCLLCPHHCLLTEGADGLCRARGVRKGRLRSLIYGLVSAAALDPMEKKPFYHFHPGGAIFSVGSWGCNMACPFCQNWEISQLAPGSRARQLTPEELLQAAAGFGGENCGLAFTYMEPLVWFEYILEAAKLAKERGLVVAMVSNGMIEEGPLRQLLPLVDAWNIDLKAWDAAAYQQLGGNLAAVKRTIELTSACAHVEVTTLLAPGAGVSLAQVPEVVSWLQGLKRAVPWHLTRYHPAWRCREEGPSTAEIEKIWAAAAVLHPYVYIGNMPHTPSERTCCRGCGVPLLDRQRRLHWLTPEKSCKNCGKTSDIFGEIHFAPAEST; via the coding sequence ATGAGCGCGGCGGTGCAGAAAGAAGCGTTATGGCAGGAAACGGCGGCGGATGGACGCATACGCTGCTTATTATGTCCGCATCACTGTTTGCTGACGGAAGGAGCGGATGGACTCTGTCGCGCTCGGGGGGTACGGAAAGGGCGTTTGCGCAGCTTGATTTACGGTCTTGTTAGTGCGGCGGCTCTGGATCCGATGGAGAAAAAGCCTTTTTATCATTTTCATCCGGGCGGGGCTATTTTTTCCGTGGGCTCTTGGGGTTGTAATATGGCCTGCCCTTTTTGTCAGAACTGGGAGATTTCCCAATTGGCGCCTGGAAGTCGCGCGCGGCAATTGACGCCGGAAGAATTACTGCAGGCAGCTGCGGGGTTTGGCGGAGAAAATTGCGGTTTGGCTTTTACCTATATGGAGCCGCTGGTTTGGTTTGAATATATACTGGAAGCAGCGAAGTTGGCCAAGGAACGAGGCTTGGTGGTGGCGATGGTAAGCAACGGTATGATTGAAGAAGGGCCGTTGCGGCAATTGCTGCCGTTGGTTGATGCCTGGAATATTGATCTTAAAGCATGGGATGCGGCTGCTTATCAACAACTGGGCGGGAATTTGGCTGCAGTGAAGCGCACGATTGAATTAACTTCCGCCTGCGCACATGTGGAGGTTACGACGCTTTTGGCACCGGGGGCTGGCGTGTCGCTGGCGCAGGTGCCGGAAGTCGTTTCTTGGTTGCAGGGACTGAAACGGGCGGTTCCGTGGCATTTGACGCGCTATCATCCGGCCTGGCGCTGTCGGGAGGAAGGACCGTCTACTGCGGAGATTGAGAAAATTTGGGCGGCCGCAGCCGTTTTGCATCCTTATGTGTATATTGGCAATATGCCGCATACTCCTAGCGAGCGTACTTGCTGCCGTGGTTGCGGAGTGCCGCTCTTAGACCGCCAGCGCCGTCTGCATTGGCTGACACCGGAAAAAAGCTGCAAAAACTGTGGTAAAACCAGCGATATTTTTGGCGAAATTCATTTTGCGCCTGCAGAAAGCACTTGA
- the argH gene encoding argininosuccinate lyase, whose protein sequence is MSKSMWGGRFTKTTDAMMEEFNSSISFDKRMYREDIAGSMAHAAMLARCGILTDAEAATIRQGLQDILADIEAGNFSFEVSLEDIHMNIEKRLTERIGAVGGKLHTARSRNDQVAVDTHMYVRREIGEIAKLLEDLQQAFVEAAQNNLQVIMPGYTHLQRAQPILFSHHMMAYFFMLARDFERLQGVQRRTDILPLGAGALAGTTFPIDRHYVAEQLGFAQVYQNSLDAVSDRDYILEFLSFASILMVHLSRISEEIILWSSAEFAFIELDDAHCTGSSIMPQKKNPDMAELVRGKSGRVVGHLMAMLTTVKGLPLAYNKDLQEDKEGLFDAIDTIKFSLAVYAAMIRGLRVRQEKMEQAVRHDFSNATDMADYLVKKGLPFRQAHEVVGKTVRYCIEQEKWLMDLSIAEFQQFSPLFEADILEAIKVETCVENRNSFGGTSPAQVKLAITAAEEIIRKQQSFLDMYTKNDI, encoded by the coding sequence ATGAGTAAGAGCATGTGGGGTGGACGTTTCACTAAAACGACCGACGCCATGATGGAGGAGTTTAACTCCTCCATCTCTTTTGATAAGAGAATGTACAGAGAAGATATTGCCGGCAGTATGGCGCATGCGGCCATGTTAGCGCGCTGCGGCATACTGACAGACGCTGAAGCTGCCACCATCCGCCAAGGGCTGCAAGACATTCTGGCGGATATCGAAGCAGGTAATTTTTCCTTTGAAGTATCGCTGGAAGATATTCATATGAATATTGAAAAGCGACTGACCGAGCGCATCGGCGCGGTAGGGGGCAAGCTGCATACGGCACGCAGCCGCAATGACCAGGTAGCGGTGGATACGCACATGTATGTGCGCCGTGAAATCGGTGAAATTGCGAAATTGCTGGAAGACTTACAGCAGGCCTTCGTAGAGGCGGCGCAGAACAATTTGCAGGTTATCATGCCTGGCTATACGCATTTGCAACGAGCGCAGCCGATTTTATTCTCCCACCACATGATGGCCTACTTTTTCATGCTGGCCCGGGATTTTGAACGTCTCCAAGGCGTGCAGCGCCGGACGGATATCTTGCCCTTGGGGGCGGGAGCGCTGGCAGGCACGACCTTCCCGATCGATCGCCACTACGTAGCGGAGCAGCTTGGTTTTGCGCAAGTGTATCAAAACAGTTTGGATGCTGTAAGCGATCGCGACTACATTTTGGAGTTCCTTTCCTTCGCTTCCATTCTGATGGTGCATTTGTCCCGCATCAGCGAAGAAATCATTCTTTGGTCTTCGGCAGAATTTGCTTTTATTGAGCTGGATGACGCTCATTGCACAGGTTCCAGCATCATGCCTCAGAAGAAGAATCCGGACATGGCGGAGCTGGTGCGCGGCAAAAGCGGCCGGGTCGTTGGTCACCTGATGGCTATGCTGACTACGGTAAAAGGTTTGCCATTAGCGTACAACAAGGATTTGCAAGAAGATAAAGAGGGCTTGTTTGACGCCATTGATACGATTAAATTCAGCTTGGCCGTCTATGCGGCGATGATTCGCGGCCTGCGGGTACGCCAAGAAAAGATGGAACAAGCTGTACGCCATGATTTCTCCAATGCCACCGATATGGCGGATTATCTAGTGAAGAAAGGGCTGCCTTTCCGTCAAGCCCATGAAGTAGTCGGCAAGACGGTGCGTTATTGCATCGAACAGGAAAAATGGCTGATGGATTTGTCCATCGCTGAGTTCCAGCAGTTTTCACCGCTTTTTGAGGCGGATATCTTAGAGGCGATCAAGGTGGAGACTTGCGTAGAAAACCGTAATTCTTTTGGCGGAACCTCGCCTGCGCAGGTGAAATTGGCGATTACGGCTGCAGAAGAAATTATCCGAAAACAACAAAGCTTCCTTGACATGTATACAAAAAACGATATATAA
- the argC gene encoding N-acetyl-gamma-glutamyl-phosphate reductase — MKVSIIGATGYTGAELLRLLGGHPEADIRYITSESSTGKSIAEVYPHLQTVQETKLVSMEALDEVAADSDVLFIALPHGHAMAVGKRLEKTDVKIIDLGADYRFKDTAIYEAWYKVPHTHKNAKAVYGLTEWFREDIRGAKIVGNAGCYTTASIMALAPLVKKGLVELDSLIVDAKSGVSGAGRSLNLNSHFGEMYENLKAYNVGGHRHTPEIEQALGGLAKTPIVLSFTPHLIPMARGILSTCYGRLKAGVDAAAVDAAYEEAYAQEYFVRLLGRGGYPATKAVRGSNFCDLGWHVDLRTRRVVALSAIDNLVKGAAGQAVQNMNVLFNLPEKTGLELSPMYP, encoded by the coding sequence ATGAAAGTAAGCATTATTGGCGCTACTGGGTACACGGGAGCGGAATTGTTACGCCTTTTGGGCGGACACCCGGAAGCAGATATTCGTTATATTACTTCGGAGAGCAGCACCGGCAAATCCATTGCGGAGGTATATCCGCATTTGCAAACGGTGCAGGAGACCAAGCTGGTCAGCATGGAAGCCTTGGATGAGGTGGCGGCTGACAGTGATGTGCTTTTCATCGCGCTGCCTCACGGTCATGCCATGGCGGTAGGGAAACGTTTGGAGAAGACGGACGTCAAAATTATTGACCTGGGCGCCGATTATCGGTTTAAAGATACGGCGATTTACGAAGCCTGGTATAAAGTGCCGCATACGCATAAGAACGCCAAGGCGGTGTACGGCTTGACCGAGTGGTTCCGGGAAGACATTCGCGGCGCGAAAATTGTCGGCAATGCCGGTTGTTACACAACGGCCAGCATTATGGCGTTGGCACCGCTGGTAAAAAAGGGTTTGGTGGAATTGGACTCTCTTATTGTGGACGCTAAATCCGGCGTGTCTGGCGCAGGACGTTCTTTGAACCTGAATAGTCATTTTGGCGAAATGTATGAGAATCTCAAAGCATATAATGTGGGTGGACATCGGCATACGCCAGAAATTGAGCAAGCCTTAGGCGGCTTGGCTAAGACGCCGATTGTGTTGAGCTTTACGCCGCACCTGATTCCTATGGCGAGGGGAATTCTCAGCACTTGTTATGGTCGTTTGAAGGCTGGTGTGGATGCGGCAGCTGTGGATGCGGCCTATGAAGAGGCTTATGCTCAAGAATACTTTGTGCGTCTTTTGGGCCGCGGTGGATATCCGGCTACTAAGGCGGTGAGAGGTAGTAATTTCTGCGATTTGGGCTGGCATGTAGACCTGCGGACTCGCCGCGTCGTGGCTCTTTCCGCTATCGATAACTTGGTGAAGGGCGCTGCCGGTCAAGCTGTGCAAAATATGAATGTTCTCTTTAATCTGCCGGAAAAAACCGGTTTGGAATTATCCCCCATGTATCCCTAA
- the argF gene encoding ornithine carbamoyltransferase, with translation MSLYGRDFLSIQEWSTEELKQVLDLAADLKEKQQRREAHPILRGKTLGMIFQKSSTRTRVSFEVGMWQLGGQALFLSANDLQIGRGEPVKDTARVLSRYLDGIMIRTFSHAEVEELAAYADIPVINGLTDRLHPCQAMADLLTIREHKGSLKGLKMAYIGDGNNMVHSLMHGCAKFGMDISVATPTAYEPNAGIVAAAKQVAQETGSRIELTQDVMEAAAGADVLYTDVWASMGMESEQVARQAVFKNYQINQQVLAAADKKAIILHCLPAHRGEEITEDVLEGPQSVVFDEAENRLHVQKAIMALVMGE, from the coding sequence ATGAGCCTATACGGCAGGGATTTTTTATCAATACAGGAATGGTCTACGGAAGAACTGAAACAGGTGCTGGATCTGGCGGCAGACCTGAAAGAAAAGCAGCAGCGGCGAGAAGCGCATCCAATTTTGCGCGGTAAAACGCTGGGCATGATTTTTCAAAAATCCTCCACCCGCACCCGAGTTTCTTTCGAAGTCGGCATGTGGCAGTTGGGAGGGCAGGCGCTGTTTTTAAGTGCCAATGATCTTCAGATTGGCCGCGGCGAACCTGTAAAAGATACGGCCCGTGTGCTATCGCGCTACTTGGACGGCATTATGATTCGCACTTTTTCTCATGCTGAGGTGGAAGAACTGGCTGCGTATGCAGATATTCCGGTCATTAACGGACTTACGGACCGGCTGCATCCGTGCCAAGCGATGGCGGACCTTTTGACCATTCGAGAGCATAAAGGCTCTTTGAAAGGCTTGAAAATGGCCTATATCGGCGACGGCAACAATATGGTGCATTCGCTGATGCATGGCTGCGCTAAATTTGGTATGGATATTTCCGTTGCCACCCCTACGGCGTACGAGCCGAATGCCGGTATTGTCGCGGCGGCGAAGCAAGTGGCTCAAGAAACCGGCAGCCGTATTGAACTAACGCAGGACGTGATGGAAGCAGCCGCCGGAGCCGATGTGCTGTATACGGACGTTTGGGCCAGCATGGGTATGGAAAGCGAACAGGTGGCGCGCCAGGCCGTTTTCAAAAACTATCAAATCAACCAGCAAGTGCTGGCTGCGGCCGATAAAAAGGCCATTATCCTGCACTGTCTGCCGGCGCATCGCGGCGAAGAGATTACCGAAGACGTTCTGGAAGGTCCGCAATCGGTAGTCTTTGACGAAGCGGAAAACCGGCTGCATGTGCAAAAAGCCATCATGGCCCTGGTAATGGGCGAATAA
- a CDS encoding acetylornithine transaminase, with protein MNKNAVMALDAQYYLPVFARYPIVLERGEGPYVYDNEGKKYLDFLAGIAVNLLGHGHPGLVKAVAEQAGKLIHCSNLYYTEVQAKLVQKLAQRSGLERVFIANSGAEANEGAMKLARKYGKLQSESKVGIITAQHSFHGRTLATLTATAQEKYQKGYEPLPQGFSHVPFGDLAAMEAAVSATTCAVLLEPIQGEGGVHVPPAGYLKAVRELCDKHGALLIFDEIQTGVGRTGTFFAYEQEDVRPDIVTLAKGLAGGVPVGAFLAREEVAQVFHAGDHGSTFGGNPLACAAALAVMEAMDEEGLLDNANKLGQLLQDKLRQLAQKHPGVITTVRGRGLIVGAELAGPGRGIVEACLEKGVIINCTAGNVLRFVPPLNITAAHIEEVIAVLDGVLKEQGPF; from the coding sequence ATGAACAAGAATGCAGTAATGGCGCTGGATGCGCAGTATTATCTGCCGGTATTCGCCAGATACCCCATCGTTTTGGAACGCGGCGAAGGCCCGTATGTATATGACAATGAAGGCAAAAAATATTTGGACTTTTTGGCAGGCATTGCTGTCAACCTTCTAGGACACGGACATCCCGGCCTGGTGAAGGCGGTGGCGGAGCAGGCGGGAAAACTCATCCACTGCTCCAACCTATACTATACGGAAGTACAGGCTAAACTGGTGCAAAAGCTGGCTCAGCGCAGCGGTCTGGAACGAGTCTTTATCGCCAACAGCGGCGCAGAGGCTAATGAAGGCGCTATGAAACTGGCGCGTAAATACGGCAAGCTGCAAAGCGAGAGTAAAGTGGGAATCATTACCGCCCAGCACAGCTTTCATGGCCGTACTTTGGCCACGTTGACGGCAACGGCGCAGGAAAAATACCAAAAAGGCTATGAACCATTGCCGCAAGGCTTTTCTCATGTGCCTTTCGGCGACTTGGCAGCGATGGAAGCGGCCGTGTCAGCTACGACTTGTGCTGTTTTGCTGGAGCCGATTCAAGGCGAAGGCGGCGTGCATGTGCCGCCCGCGGGATACTTGAAAGCGGTACGCGAACTTTGCGACAAGCATGGGGCATTGCTTATTTTTGACGAAATCCAAACCGGCGTTGGCCGGACAGGCACCTTTTTTGCGTATGAGCAAGAAGATGTTCGACCGGATATTGTCACTTTGGCTAAAGGCTTGGCTGGCGGCGTGCCGGTGGGCGCGTTCTTAGCCAGAGAAGAAGTGGCGCAGGTCTTTCATGCCGGCGACCACGGCAGCACCTTTGGCGGCAACCCGTTGGCTTGTGCGGCAGCTTTGGCTGTCATGGAAGCCATGGATGAAGAAGGACTGCTGGATAATGCCAATAAGCTGGGGCAATTGCTGCAGGATAAACTACGGCAGTTGGCACAAAAACATCCGGGCGTCATTACCACGGTTCGGGGGCGCGGCCTGATTGTGGGCGCGGAACTGGCCGGCCCGGGGCGGGGCATTGTAGAAGCCTGCCTGGAAAAAGGTGTCATCATCAATTGTACTGCAGGTAATGTGCTGCGGTTCGTACCGCCGCTCAACATCACCGCAGCGCATATTGAAGAAGTGATCGCTGTTCTGGACGGCGTGCTAAAAGAACAAGGCCCGTTTTGA
- a CDS encoding argininosuccinate synthase produces MSEIKKVVLAYSGGLDTSVIIPWLKENYNGCEVIAMCADIGQGDELDIVRDKAIASGASKIYVEDLVKPFLEEYVWPTLKAGAVYEGKYLLGTSFARPLIAKAMVAIAEKEGADAIAHGATGKGNDQVRFELTIKALAPQLKIIAPWREWEIRSREDALAYAAAHNIPVATSNKTYSMDRNIWHLSHEGADLEDPWNAPKNEMLLVTKAPEDAPDKAEYVTVDFEKGLPVAVNGEKLASVELLTKLNEIGAANGIGITDITENRLVGMKSRGVYENPGGAILYYAHRELEYLCLDRQTMHYKEGVAIRYGELVYDGMWFTPLREALAAFVDSTQETVTGTVRLKLYKGNIMAAGAKSPYSLYSKEFVTFERDEVYNQADATGFINLFGLPLKVRALMKKEAGIK; encoded by the coding sequence ATGAGTGAAATCAAAAAAGTGGTATTGGCCTATTCAGGAGGCCTAGATACTTCGGTAATCATTCCCTGGCTGAAAGAAAACTACAATGGCTGTGAAGTCATCGCCATGTGCGCCGATATCGGCCAAGGGGACGAACTGGACATTGTTCGGGATAAAGCGATTGCTTCCGGTGCCAGCAAAATTTACGTCGAAGACTTGGTGAAACCGTTTCTGGAAGAATATGTATGGCCAACGTTGAAAGCCGGCGCTGTCTACGAAGGCAAATATCTGTTGGGCACCTCTTTTGCTCGGCCGTTGATTGCTAAAGCCATGGTTGCCATCGCTGAAAAAGAAGGCGCTGACGCTATTGCCCACGGCGCTACCGGCAAAGGAAACGACCAGGTTCGTTTTGAACTGACTATCAAGGCGCTGGCGCCGCAGCTGAAAATCATCGCTCCTTGGCGTGAATGGGAAATTCGTTCGCGTGAAGATGCCCTTGCTTATGCGGCAGCACACAATATCCCGGTGGCAACAAGCAATAAGACCTACAGCATGGATCGCAACATTTGGCATCTGAGCCATGAAGGGGCCGATCTTGAAGATCCGTGGAATGCGCCTAAAAACGAAATGCTTCTTGTCACGAAAGCACCGGAAGATGCGCCTGACAAAGCTGAATATGTAACAGTTGATTTTGAAAAAGGCCTGCCTGTAGCCGTTAATGGCGAAAAATTGGCTTCGGTTGAACTTTTGACCAAGCTCAATGAAATCGGCGCTGCCAACGGCATCGGTATTACCGATATCACGGAAAACCGTCTTGTTGGTATGAAATCTCGCGGCGTCTATGAAAACCCAGGCGGAGCCATTTTGTACTACGCACATCGCGAACTGGAATACCTTTGCCTGGATCGTCAGACCATGCATTACAAAGAAGGCGTGGCGATCCGTTATGGCGAACTCGTGTATGACGGCATGTGGTTTACACCGCTTCGCGAAGCTCTCGCAGCTTTCGTTGACAGTACTCAGGAAACCGTTACAGGCACAGTAAGACTTAAACTCTACAAAGGCAACATCATGGCGGCAGGTGCGAAATCCCCCTATTCCCTGTATAGCAAAGAATTTGTTACCTTTGAACGCGACGAAGTATATAACCAGGCCGACGCAACCGGCTTCATCAATCTTTTCGGCTTGCCGCTCAAAGTGCGGGCCCTGATGAAAAAAGAGGCAGGTATAAAATGA
- the amrA gene encoding AmmeMemoRadiSam system protein A, producing MTMFLGGVLLPHPPILLPAIGQGREKEAEATLQACGEAAEEIASWEPDVLVLMSPHAPSKARAVTVNSGESLRGNLGPFGFPQEEQLWKGAPDLAKRLIAAWARAGISCQEQETELDHGALVPLYFLAQAGCKAKIVTVSFGALAQRQYYEMGQVLRRLILAGTQRVAVIASGDLSHRVTRNAPAGYHPAGAQFDQQVVAALGRGDVETLLHLPWELLEEAGECGLRSILFLLGACGPKPSVRQLSYEAPFGVGYAVTLLQESLQLTLPVDLAWHSIRHYLRQRTLWPEPAELPEEWKRPGAAFVSLKKDGMLRGCIGTFAPTQPTLAAEIIRNAVLAATEDPRFEPVREAELQTLQLSVDVLSEPEKVENETQLDPKEYGVIVQQGPRRGLLLPDLEGVDTVEEQLRIAKRKAGIAEMASVELFRFRVRRYGL from the coding sequence ATGACCATGTTCCTTGGCGGTGTCTTATTACCGCATCCGCCTATTCTTCTTCCTGCGATTGGACAAGGGAGAGAGAAGGAAGCCGAGGCTACTTTGCAAGCGTGTGGGGAAGCGGCGGAGGAGATTGCTTCTTGGGAGCCGGATGTGCTTGTTCTCATGTCGCCCCATGCGCCCAGCAAAGCAAGAGCGGTTACTGTAAATAGCGGTGAGAGCCTGCGGGGAAACCTGGGGCCTTTCGGTTTTCCACAAGAAGAACAACTCTGGAAAGGCGCTCCTGATTTAGCAAAGCGTTTGATTGCGGCTTGGGCCCGAGCGGGAATTTCTTGTCAAGAGCAGGAGACGGAATTAGACCATGGCGCACTGGTGCCTTTGTATTTTCTGGCGCAGGCAGGCTGTAAAGCAAAAATTGTGACCGTAAGTTTCGGCGCGTTGGCGCAACGTCAGTACTATGAGATGGGCCAGGTTTTGCGGCGGCTTATTTTGGCAGGAACACAGCGCGTGGCAGTCATTGCCTCGGGCGACTTATCACACCGTGTGACTCGTAATGCGCCAGCTGGGTATCATCCTGCAGGAGCGCAGTTTGACCAGCAGGTGGTAGCGGCGTTAGGTAGAGGTGATGTGGAAACGCTGTTGCATTTACCGTGGGAATTGTTGGAAGAAGCCGGCGAGTGCGGTTTGCGCTCCATTCTGTTTTTGCTGGGAGCCTGCGGACCAAAGCCGTCAGTACGTCAACTTTCCTATGAAGCGCCTTTTGGTGTCGGATATGCGGTAACGTTGCTGCAGGAGAGTCTGCAGTTGACCTTGCCGGTGGACTTGGCATGGCACAGTATTCGCCACTATCTGCGGCAGCGTACGTTGTGGCCGGAGCCGGCTGAACTGCCTGAGGAATGGAAGCGTCCTGGCGCCGCTTTTGTTTCGCTAAAGAAGGATGGGATGCTGCGAGGCTGTATCGGCACCTTTGCGCCAACGCAGCCAACCTTGGCAGCGGAGATTATCCGCAATGCCGTGCTGGCGGCTACGGAAGATCCGCGTTTTGAGCCAGTGCGGGAGGCAGAGCTGCAAACACTGCAACTATCGGTGGATGTTCTTTCGGAACCGGAAAAGGTGGAGAACGAGACGCAGCTTGACCCGAAAGAATATGGCGTGATTGTACAACAAGGGCCTCGTCGGGGGCTGCTGCTGCCGGATTTGGAAGGAGTAGATACTGTGGAGGAACAGCTACGTATTGCTAAACGCAAGGCTGGTATTGCTGAGATGGCATCTGTAGAACTTTTTCGATTTCGCGTACGCAGGTACGGCTTATGA
- the argJ gene encoding bifunctional glutamate N-acetyltransferase/amino-acid acetyltransferase ArgJ: MLKEIPGSITAPKGFKAAGVKAGIKKSGKEDVALIISEVPATAAATFTLNTMAAAPVAVSKEVAAKGLAKAIVVNAGCANACTGDQGLADAREMAAEAAKALGVDASEVFVASTGVIGVELPMDKVKQGIAKAAAELSVDGEKNAGKAIMTTDTFSKAIAVELELGGKTVRIGGVAKGSGMIHPNMATMLAFITTDAAISQPVLQQALAYCIQVSFNMISVDGDTSTNDMVTVLANGLAGNELVDRVDTEDYMTFLTALHAVCVFLAKAIARDGEGATKFLEVQIKGAISFYEAKKAAMTIAKSPLVKTAFFGQDPNWGRIVSAVGYSETNINPEKLAVWLGAEQVVKGGMQANADEEALQTVMQQHDIVVTVDLGVGSAEATVWTCDFSYEYVKINGEYHT, encoded by the coding sequence ATGTTGAAAGAAATACCGGGTAGCATTACAGCTCCTAAAGGATTTAAGGCAGCTGGCGTAAAAGCTGGCATTAAGAAAAGCGGTAAAGAAGACGTAGCGCTGATTATCAGCGAAGTGCCGGCTACGGCAGCGGCGACGTTTACCCTGAATACCATGGCGGCTGCACCTGTGGCTGTATCTAAAGAAGTGGCGGCCAAAGGCTTGGCCAAGGCCATCGTAGTCAACGCCGGCTGCGCCAATGCTTGCACAGGAGATCAAGGGCTGGCGGACGCTAGAGAAATGGCGGCGGAAGCGGCTAAAGCACTGGGCGTGGACGCCAGCGAAGTATTTGTGGCTTCTACCGGCGTGATCGGAGTGGAGCTGCCCATGGACAAAGTGAAGCAAGGGATTGCGAAAGCGGCGGCTGAGCTTTCTGTGGACGGCGAGAAGAATGCCGGCAAGGCCATCATGACGACCGATACCTTTTCCAAAGCCATTGCAGTGGAGCTGGAATTAGGCGGTAAAACGGTGCGCATCGGCGGCGTGGCCAAGGGATCGGGTATGATTCATCCCAACATGGCTACCATGCTGGCTTTCATTACGACTGACGCAGCCATTTCGCAGCCTGTTTTGCAACAGGCTCTTGCATATTGCATCCAGGTTTCCTTTAACATGATCAGCGTTGACGGCGATACCAGCACCAACGACATGGTAACGGTATTGGCCAACGGTCTGGCTGGCAATGAGCTTGTTGATCGGGTGGATACGGAAGATTACATGACCTTTTTGACCGCCCTGCATGCGGTGTGCGTCTTCTTGGCCAAAGCCATCGCCAGAGACGGCGAAGGGGCGACGAAGTTCTTGGAAGTGCAGATAAAAGGCGCTATCAGCTTCTACGAAGCCAAAAAGGCGGCCATGACCATTGCCAAATCTCCCTTAGTGAAAACTGCTTTCTTTGGTCAGGACCCCAATTGGGGACGTATTGTTTCAGCGGTAGGCTACTCCGAAACCAATATTAACCCAGAGAAACTGGCGGTTTGGCTGGGTGCTGAGCAAGTAGTAAAAGGCGGCATGCAAGCCAACGCCGATGAAGAGGCGCTGCAAACAGTCATGCAGCAGCACGATATTGTCGTAACGGTGGATCTCGGCGTGGGTTCTGCGGAAGCCACTGTTTGGACCTGCGACTTTTCCTATGAATATGTTAAGATCAACGGCGAGTATCATACCTGA